A window of the Acidovorax sp. YS12 genome harbors these coding sequences:
- a CDS encoding ABC transporter ATP-binding protein, with protein MPLLDIQGLAASYGKALALESVDLHVQPGELVGVLGPNGAGKTTLLKAISRSLASSGTLNLDGQPLHGHAAHAVVGLGICHCPEGRRLFTELTVRKNLELGAYLNPSRDGVQATMETVFALFPILRERLEQTVSTLSGGQQQFVAIGRALMGRPRLLLLDEPSVGIAHRLKIEIFDAIRAIAASGVAVLMAEQDAQNTLRVAQRVYVLENGRIARHGSSAELAGDDYIRRIYLGI; from the coding sequence TTGCCACTGCTTGACATCCAGGGGCTCGCCGCCTCCTACGGCAAGGCGCTGGCCCTCGAATCCGTGGACCTGCACGTGCAGCCCGGCGAACTGGTGGGCGTGCTTGGCCCCAACGGCGCGGGCAAGACCACGCTGCTCAAGGCCATCTCGCGCAGCCTCGCGTCCAGCGGCACGCTCAACCTGGACGGCCAGCCGCTGCACGGCCACGCCGCACACGCGGTGGTGGGCCTGGGCATCTGCCACTGCCCCGAGGGGCGGCGCCTGTTCACCGAACTCACGGTGCGCAAGAACCTGGAGCTGGGCGCGTACCTGAACCCCTCGCGCGACGGCGTGCAGGCCACCATGGAAACGGTGTTCGCGTTGTTCCCCATCCTGCGCGAGCGGCTGGAGCAGACCGTCTCCACGCTCTCGGGCGGGCAGCAGCAGTTCGTGGCCATCGGCCGCGCGCTCATGGGGCGACCGCGCCTGCTGCTGCTCGACGAGCCCTCGGTGGGCATCGCGCACCGGCTGAAGATCGAGATCTTCGACGCCATCCGCGCCATCGCCGCCTCGGGCGTGGCCGTGCTCATGGCCGAGCAGGACGCGCAGAACACGCTGCGCGTGGCGCAGCGCGTGTACGTGCTGGAAAACGGCCGCATCGCGCGCCACGGCAGCAGCGCCGAGCTGGCGGGCGACGATTACATCCGCCGCATCTACCTGGGCATCTGA
- a CDS encoding FAD-binding oxidoreductase, with protein MDTDTLRAHLRDLLGEAGVVDAADAAQRPAGFMRQDTVQCRLLARPRSTGEVAAVLRLCHAQRIPVVPHGGRTGLVHGADATPAQLVLSLERMNAIEAIEPRQRVAVAQAGVTLQALQEAVQPHGLAFPLDLGARGSATLGGNAATNAGGNRVIRHGMMRERVLGLEAVLADGTVVSSLNRMLKNNAGYDLKQLFIGSEGTLGVITRLVLRLAELPASQNVALVALPHFDAVAALLGHMDRALGGGLSAFEVMWGAFYELVTTPPAASAPPLAHGQPFYALVESQGADQALDGPRFVAALEAAMAQGWIVDAAVAGSARECAALWALRDDVMQTARHGWPFTFDVSLPIAAMEGYVAQVQGALAARWPAHHCWVFGHLGDGNLHVVVHTGADGDRAAVEQIVYAPLAPLQGSVSAEHGIGLEKKPYLHLSRSAAEIALMRTLKQALDPLQLLNPGKVLHDS; from the coding sequence ATGGACACCGACACCTTGCGCGCGCACCTGCGCGACCTTCTGGGCGAGGCCGGCGTCGTGGACGCCGCCGACGCGGCCCAGCGCCCCGCCGGCTTCATGCGCCAGGACACGGTGCAGTGCCGCCTGCTGGCGCGTCCGCGCAGCACCGGGGAAGTGGCCGCCGTGCTGCGGCTGTGCCATGCGCAGCGCATCCCCGTCGTGCCCCACGGCGGGCGCACGGGCCTGGTGCACGGGGCCGACGCCACGCCCGCGCAGCTCGTGCTGTCGCTCGAACGCATGAACGCCATCGAGGCCATCGAGCCGCGCCAGCGCGTGGCCGTGGCGCAGGCCGGCGTCACGCTGCAGGCGCTGCAGGAGGCGGTGCAGCCGCATGGCCTGGCCTTCCCGCTCGACCTGGGGGCGCGCGGCTCGGCCACGCTGGGCGGCAACGCGGCCACCAACGCGGGCGGCAACCGCGTCATCCGCCACGGCATGATGCGCGAGCGCGTGCTCGGCCTGGAGGCGGTGCTGGCCGACGGCACCGTGGTGTCCTCGCTGAACCGCATGCTCAAGAACAACGCGGGCTACGACCTCAAGCAGCTCTTCATCGGCTCCGAGGGCACGCTGGGCGTCATCACGCGGCTGGTGCTGCGCCTGGCCGAGCTGCCCGCGAGCCAGAACGTGGCGCTGGTGGCGCTGCCCCATTTCGACGCCGTGGCCGCCCTGCTGGGCCACATGGACCGCGCGCTGGGCGGCGGCCTGTCGGCCTTCGAGGTGATGTGGGGCGCGTTCTACGAACTCGTGACCACGCCGCCCGCCGCCAGCGCGCCGCCGCTGGCGCACGGCCAGCCGTTCTACGCACTGGTCGAGTCGCAGGGCGCGGACCAGGCGCTGGACGGCCCGCGCTTCGTCGCCGCGCTGGAAGCGGCCATGGCGCAGGGCTGGATCGTGGACGCGGCCGTCGCCGGCTCGGCGCGCGAATGCGCGGCGCTGTGGGCGCTGCGCGACGACGTGATGCAGACGGCGCGCCACGGCTGGCCCTTCACCTTCGACGTGTCGCTGCCCATCGCGGCCATGGAGGGCTACGTGGCCCAGGTGCAGGGCGCCCTGGCTGCGCGCTGGCCGGCGCACCACTGCTGGGTGTTCGGCCACCTGGGCGACGGCAACCTGCACGTGGTCGTCCACACCGGCGCCGACGGCGACCGCGCGGCGGTGGAGCAGATCGTCTATGCCCCGCTGGCGCCGCTGCAGGGCTCGGTCTCGGCCGAGCACGGCATCGGGCTGGAGAAGAAGCCCTACCTGCACCTGTCGCGCAGCGCGGCAGAGATCGCGCTGATGCGTACGCTCAAGCAGGCGCTCGATCCGCTGCAACTGCTCAACCCAGGCAAGGTGCTGCACGACTCTTGA
- a CDS encoding response regulator: MTAPITVFVVDDHTLFRRGLIALIGLDEGLRVVGEAADAAEALRLVPGLQPQVILLDNHLPGVLGVDAIGGLREAAPGCRVVMLTVSEDGQDLAAALRHGAQGYLLKTIDGALLSEAIRRAARGEPVVSPEMMGKLVAAFQSQGVPVPPPVAEPEAASPLSPREEDVLREIARGASNKEIARTLDIAETTVKIHVQHILRKLGLSSRVQAAVYASDRQR; the protein is encoded by the coding sequence ATGACCGCTCCCATCACCGTTTTCGTCGTCGATGACCACACCCTGTTCCGCCGCGGGCTGATCGCGCTCATCGGCCTGGACGAGGGGCTGCGTGTGGTGGGCGAGGCGGCCGACGCCGCCGAGGCGCTGCGCCTGGTGCCCGGCCTGCAGCCGCAGGTCATCCTGCTGGACAACCACCTGCCCGGCGTGCTCGGCGTTGATGCCATCGGCGGGCTGCGCGAGGCCGCGCCCGGCTGCCGCGTGGTCATGCTCACGGTGAGCGAGGACGGGCAGGACCTGGCTGCCGCGCTGCGCCACGGCGCGCAGGGCTATCTGCTCAAGACCATCGACGGCGCTCTGCTGAGCGAAGCCATCCGCCGCGCCGCGCGCGGCGAGCCCGTGGTCAGCCCCGAGATGATGGGCAAGCTCGTGGCGGCCTTCCAGAGCCAGGGCGTGCCCGTGCCGCCGCCCGTGGCCGAGCCCGAGGCGGCCTCGCCGCTGTCCCCGCGCGAGGAAGACGTGCTGCGCGAGATCGCCCGGGGCGCGAGCAACAAGGAGATCGCGCGCACGCTCGATATCGCCGAGACCACGGTGAAGATCCACGTGCAGCACATCCTGCGCAAGCTCGGCCTGAGCTCGCGCGTGCAGGCGGCGGTGTACGCCTCGGACCGCCAGCGCTGA
- a CDS encoding NarK/NasA family nitrate transporter — translation MPSPSHHAAEDPRHTRQAWSVLIVSTLAFTVCFMVWMMFGVIGIPIKKMLNLNATEFGLLTAMPVLTGSLVRVPLGIWTDKYGGRIVMAVLLALTVPAIWVMGYATQYWHFLVIGLFVGLAGGAFSVGTPYVARWFPKSRQGTAMGVYGAGNSGAAVNKFVAPVILVAFGWQAVPHVYAAIMLGTLVLFWIFSYSDPTHLVSSNVKFTDQLKALKDPKVLKYCQYYSIVFGGYVALALWMVQYYVGEYGLDIRVAALLAACFSLPGGVLRAIGGVLSDKYGAHSVTWWVLWVSWICLFLLSYPQTDFTVLTVDGPKVFHIGLNVYVFTALMAVLGVAWAFGKASVFKYISDDYPGNIGTISGIVGLAGGMGGFILPIMFGALMDWTGIRSSAFMLMYGVVWVSLIWMYFTEVRRTDVMDH, via the coding sequence ATGCCTTCCCCGTCACACCACGCAGCAGAAGACCCGCGCCATACCCGCCAGGCCTGGTCGGTGCTCATCGTGAGCACGCTGGCCTTCACCGTCTGTTTCATGGTCTGGATGATGTTCGGCGTCATCGGCATCCCGATCAAGAAGATGCTGAACCTGAACGCCACCGAGTTCGGCCTGCTTACCGCCATGCCCGTGCTCACCGGCTCGCTGGTGCGCGTGCCGCTGGGCATCTGGACCGACAAGTACGGCGGCCGCATCGTCATGGCGGTGCTGCTGGCCCTCACCGTGCCCGCCATCTGGGTCATGGGCTACGCCACGCAGTACTGGCACTTCCTCGTCATCGGCCTGTTCGTGGGGCTGGCCGGGGGCGCGTTCTCGGTCGGCACGCCCTACGTGGCGCGCTGGTTCCCCAAGAGCCGCCAGGGCACGGCCATGGGCGTCTATGGCGCCGGCAACTCGGGTGCGGCGGTGAACAAGTTCGTCGCCCCGGTGATCTTGGTGGCCTTCGGCTGGCAGGCCGTGCCGCACGTCTATGCGGCCATCATGCTGGGCACGCTGGTGCTGTTCTGGATATTTTCCTACAGCGACCCAACGCACCTGGTGTCGAGCAACGTCAAGTTCACCGACCAGCTCAAGGCGCTGAAGGATCCCAAGGTGCTCAAGTACTGCCAGTACTACAGCATCGTGTTCGGCGGCTACGTGGCGCTGGCGCTGTGGATGGTGCAGTACTACGTGGGCGAGTACGGGCTGGACATCCGCGTCGCCGCGCTGCTGGCCGCGTGCTTCTCGCTGCCCGGCGGCGTGCTGCGCGCCATCGGCGGCGTGCTGTCGGACAAGTACGGCGCGCACAGCGTGACCTGGTGGGTGCTGTGGGTGAGCTGGATCTGCCTGTTCCTGCTGTCGTACCCGCAGACCGACTTCACCGTCCTTACCGTCGATGGCCCCAAGGTGTTCCACATCGGCCTGAACGTCTACGTGTTCACCGCGCTGATGGCCGTGCTCGGCGTGGCCTGGGCCTTCGGCAAGGCCAGCGTGTTCAAGTACATCAGCGACGACTACCCCGGCAACATCGGCACGATCAGCGGCATCGTGGGCCTGGCGGGCGGCATGGGCGGCTTCATCCTGCCGATCATGTTCGGCGCGCTGATGGATTGGACGGGCATCCGCTCCAGCGCCTTCATGCTCATGTACGGCGTGGTCTGGGTCTCGCTGATCTGGATGTATTTCACCGAGGTGCGCCGCACCGACGTGATGGATCACTGA
- a CDS encoding type IV pili methyl-accepting chemotaxis transducer N-terminal domain-containing protein, which produces MRKKPSLSTKLLALGVGFLLIALASIGLTLWVTWQLEGGAAAVNEAGRLRMNMLRMVIAQQNESPERVAALERQFDDSLELLRTGDPARPLFVPRAEETRERFERVRSEWRILRSHWGEVMPVQAVERADAFVLHVNAFVESIETQIARWTAVLHLFQLLMVALAIAAAVTFMAVSYLLVLHPVARLQQALARLRQGDLGTRLVVDTPDEFGQLAAGFNLMAHALQASHEDLERKVRDKTASIEEQNQRLAALYAVSALGAEAGSLEALAQGFVQQIRQVAGCDAAAVRWSDEANERYVLLAADGLPQALAEQEHCLAAGSCDCGQAQETAQMRIIPITPVSAQQLPHCREAGFETVVSIPVRLQQRLLGEVSLFFRNTRSLSQDTRGLLSTMAHHLASSMESLRATALEREAAVAEERSLIARELHDSIAQSLAFLKIQTQLLRDAIAKDNAQVRERSLAELETGVRECYADVRELLVHFRTRTSDEDIETALRATLSKFEHQTGVATHLSMGGHGLPLAPDVQIQVLHMVQEALSNVRKHAQARRVELRVERHPWRFEVRDDGCGFDPARVAPDSLHVGLGIMRERAQRVGAEVRVDSAPGGGGTCVCIALPAASTVAPAAPALA; this is translated from the coding sequence ATGCGCAAGAAGCCATCCCTTTCCACCAAGCTGCTGGCCCTGGGCGTGGGCTTCCTGCTCATCGCCCTGGCCTCGATCGGCCTGACGCTGTGGGTGACCTGGCAGCTCGAAGGCGGCGCGGCCGCCGTGAACGAGGCCGGGCGCCTGCGCATGAACATGCTGCGCATGGTGATCGCGCAGCAGAACGAGTCGCCCGAGCGCGTGGCCGCGCTGGAGCGCCAGTTCGACGACAGCCTGGAGCTGCTGCGCACCGGCGACCCGGCGCGCCCGCTGTTCGTGCCCCGGGCCGAGGAAACGCGCGAGCGCTTCGAGCGCGTGCGCAGCGAATGGCGCATCCTGCGCTCGCACTGGGGCGAGGTCATGCCCGTGCAGGCCGTGGAGCGTGCCGACGCCTTCGTGCTGCACGTCAATGCCTTCGTCGAGTCGATCGAGACGCAGATCGCGCGCTGGACGGCGGTGCTGCACCTGTTCCAGCTGCTCATGGTGGCGCTGGCGATTGCCGCCGCCGTGACCTTCATGGCAGTGAGCTACCTGCTGGTGCTGCACCCGGTGGCGCGCCTGCAGCAGGCGCTGGCGCGCTTGCGCCAGGGCGACCTGGGCACGCGCCTGGTGGTCGATACGCCCGACGAGTTCGGCCAGCTCGCGGCGGGCTTCAACCTCATGGCCCATGCGCTGCAGGCCTCGCACGAGGACCTGGAGCGCAAGGTGCGCGACAAGACCGCCAGCATCGAGGAGCAGAACCAGCGCCTGGCCGCGCTGTACGCCGTGAGCGCCCTGGGCGCCGAGGCCGGCAGCCTGGAGGCGCTGGCCCAGGGCTTCGTGCAGCAGATCCGCCAGGTGGCGGGCTGCGACGCGGCCGCCGTGCGCTGGTCCGACGAAGCCAACGAGCGCTACGTGCTGCTGGCCGCCGACGGGCTGCCGCAGGCGCTGGCCGAGCAGGAGCACTGCCTGGCGGCGGGCAGCTGCGACTGCGGCCAGGCGCAGGAGACGGCGCAGATGCGCATCATCCCCATCACGCCGGTGTCGGCCCAGCAGCTGCCGCACTGCCGCGAGGCCGGGTTCGAGACCGTGGTCAGCATTCCCGTGCGGCTGCAGCAGCGCCTGCTGGGCGAGGTGTCGCTGTTCTTCCGCAACACCCGCAGCCTCTCGCAGGACACGCGCGGGCTGCTGTCCACCATGGCGCACCACCTGGCCAGCTCCATGGAGAGCCTGCGCGCCACGGCGCTGGAGCGCGAGGCGGCGGTGGCCGAGGAGCGCAGCCTGATCGCGCGCGAGCTGCACGACTCCATCGCGCAGTCGCTGGCCTTCCTGAAGATCCAGACGCAGTTGCTGCGCGATGCCATCGCCAAGGACAACGCGCAGGTGCGCGAGCGCAGCCTGGCCGAGCTGGAGACCGGCGTGCGCGAGTGCTATGCCGACGTGCGCGAGCTGCTGGTGCATTTCCGCACGCGCACCAGCGACGAGGACATCGAGACCGCGCTGCGCGCCACGCTTTCCAAGTTCGAGCACCAGACCGGCGTGGCCACCCACCTGAGCATGGGCGGCCACGGCCTGCCGCTGGCGCCCGACGTGCAGATCCAGGTGCTGCACATGGTGCAGGAGGCGCTGTCCAACGTGCGCAAGCACGCCCAGGCGCGGCGTGTGGAGCTGCGCGTGGAGCGCCACCCCTGGCGCTTCGAGGTGCGCGACGACGGCTGCGGGTTCGACCCCGCGCGCGTGGCGCCCGATTCGCTGCACGTGGGCCTGGGCATCATGCGCGAGCGCGCCCAGCGCGTGGGTGCCGAGGTGCGCGTAGACTCTGCGCCCGGTGGCGGCGGCACGTGCGTGTGCATCGCGCTGCCCGCCGCTTCCACCGTCGCCCCCGCCGCCCCCGCGCTTGCATGA
- a CDS encoding NarK family nitrate/nitrite MFS transporter — protein MSTPASHAGARQGRLLTLWTPEDKQFWEREGEAVAKLNLWISVPALFLAFAIWQVWSVVAVNLPALGFKYSTNQLFWLAAAPALSGATLRIFYSFMVPVFGGRRWTALSTASLLIPAIGIGYAVQDNTTSYPTMLVLALLCGLGGGNFSSSMANISFFFPKERKGSALGVNAGLGNLGVSVVQFLSPLVVTVGVFGIFGGDPQTIVKNGEHIQVWTQNAAFVWVPWILLTSIAAWFGMHDIADAKASFAAQAAIFRRKHNWLMCVLYLGTFGSFIGYAAGFPLLIKSQFPNVNPLAYAWLGPLVGAVVRPFGGWLADKLGGARVTLWNFIVMALAVVGVVWFLPSGSSAGQFGGFFVCFLVLFLTTGIGNGSTFRMIPVIFLSEAMRGVDTRDAAAVAQANKEGNTLGAATLGFTAAFAAYGGFFIPKSYGSSIALTGGPQAALWAFVAFYAICIVITWWYYARKSAEMPC, from the coding sequence ATGTCAACCCCCGCATCGCACGCCGGCGCCCGCCAGGGCCGCCTGCTCACGCTCTGGACGCCCGAGGACAAGCAGTTCTGGGAGCGCGAGGGCGAGGCCGTCGCCAAGCTCAACCTGTGGATCTCGGTGCCCGCGCTGTTCCTGGCCTTCGCCATCTGGCAGGTCTGGAGCGTGGTCGCCGTGAACCTGCCCGCTTTAGGCTTCAAGTACTCGACCAACCAGCTGTTCTGGCTCGCCGCCGCGCCCGCGCTCTCGGGCGCCACGCTGCGCATCTTCTACTCGTTCATGGTGCCGGTGTTCGGCGGGCGGCGCTGGACGGCGCTGTCCACCGCGTCGCTGCTGATCCCGGCCATCGGCATCGGCTACGCGGTGCAGGACAACACCACCAGCTACCCCACCATGCTGGTGCTGGCGCTGCTGTGCGGCCTGGGCGGGGGCAACTTCAGCTCCAGCATGGCCAACATCAGCTTCTTCTTCCCGAAGGAGCGCAAGGGCTCGGCGCTGGGCGTGAACGCCGGCCTGGGCAACCTGGGCGTGTCGGTGGTGCAGTTCCTCAGCCCGCTGGTGGTCACGGTCGGCGTCTTCGGCATCTTCGGCGGCGACCCGCAGACCATCGTGAAGAACGGCGAGCACATCCAGGTGTGGACGCAGAACGCCGCCTTCGTCTGGGTGCCGTGGATCCTGCTCACGTCCATCGCTGCCTGGTTCGGCATGCACGACATCGCCGACGCCAAGGCCAGCTTCGCCGCGCAGGCCGCCATTTTCCGGCGCAAGCACAACTGGCTGATGTGCGTGCTGTACCTGGGCACGTTCGGCTCGTTCATCGGCTACGCGGCGGGCTTTCCGCTGCTCATCAAGAGCCAGTTTCCCAACGTCAACCCGCTGGCCTACGCCTGGCTCGGGCCGCTGGTGGGCGCGGTGGTGCGGCCCTTCGGCGGCTGGCTGGCCGACAAGCTCGGCGGCGCGCGCGTGACGCTGTGGAACTTCATCGTCATGGCGCTGGCCGTGGTGGGCGTGGTCTGGTTCCTGCCCTCGGGAAGCTCGGCGGGGCAGTTCGGCGGTTTCTTCGTGTGCTTCCTGGTGCTGTTCCTTACCACCGGCATCGGCAACGGCTCGACCTTCCGCATGATTCCGGTCATCTTCCTGAGCGAAGCCATGCGCGGCGTGGACACCCGCGACGCCGCCGCCGTGGCCCAGGCCAACAAGGAGGGCAACACGCTGGGCGCAGCCACGCTGGGCTTCACGGCGGCCTTCGCGGCCTATGGCGGCTTCTTCATTCCCAAGAGCTACGGCAGTTCCATCGCGCTCACGGGCGGCCCCCAGGCCGCGCTGTGGGCCTTCGTGGCGTTCTACGCCATTTGCATCGTCATCACTTGGTGGTACTACGCGCGCAAGAGCGCCGAGATGCCCTGCTGA
- a CDS encoding ABC transporter ATP-binding protein, with protein MTALLDIQGLTKRFGGLTAVQDMAFCVARGEILGILGPNGAGKTTLFNLLTGFIRPDAGRVLFNGQDLAGRTPAQVVNQGLARTFQLCRPFVGMSVAENAMVACYSPRGRATGEAPRERALRMLDDVGLAHKAETPAELLSYGDQRRLEIARALATDPLLLLLDEPFAGLGASEIEPLSALIRRLHAERGLSILIIEHKLREFMQLVQRVVAIDFGELIAIGDAQDIVRHPKVVQAYIGKTEADLATA; from the coding sequence ATGACCGCGCTGCTCGACATCCAGGGCCTGACCAAGCGCTTCGGCGGACTCACCGCCGTGCAGGACATGGCGTTCTGCGTGGCGCGCGGCGAGATCCTCGGCATCCTCGGCCCCAACGGCGCGGGCAAGACCACGCTGTTCAACCTGCTGACCGGCTTCATCCGGCCCGACGCGGGGCGCGTGCTCTTCAACGGCCAGGACCTGGCCGGGCGCACGCCCGCCCAGGTGGTGAACCAGGGCCTGGCGCGCACCTTCCAGCTGTGCCGCCCCTTCGTGGGCATGAGCGTGGCGGAAAACGCCATGGTGGCCTGCTACTCGCCGCGCGGCCGCGCCACCGGCGAGGCGCCGCGCGAGCGCGCGCTGCGCATGCTCGACGACGTGGGCCTGGCCCACAAGGCCGAGACCCCGGCCGAGCTGCTCTCCTACGGCGACCAGCGGCGCCTGGAGATTGCGCGCGCGCTGGCCACCGACCCGCTGCTGCTGCTGCTCGACGAACCCTTCGCCGGGCTGGGCGCGAGCGAGATTGAGCCGCTGTCGGCGCTGATCCGCCGCCTGCACGCCGAGCGGGGCCTGAGCATCCTCATCATCGAACATAAGCTGCGCGAATTCATGCAGCTGGTGCAGCGCGTGGTCGCCATCGACTTTGGCGAACTGATCGCCATCGGCGACGCGCAGGACATCGTGCGCCACCCCAAGGTGGTGCAGGCGTACATCGGAAAGACGGAGGCCGACCTTGCCACTGCTTGA